Proteins encoded together in one Clostridia bacterium window:
- a CDS encoding ECF transporter S component translates to MAKGRFYFTTYDLVLIAIMAAAQAVFGIVVSKFGMTLGHGVHFPGGSIVGGLYYVFILLARGLTGKFGSAVVACELEALIVAVIDPGRMGFLRLISYLPSALAVDLVPLITRDHRLERPVPNLLTGGFGNAVGMLTTLTFYMGLPLGYVLLASGVGFVSGMLLGGLVAWRLAASLRKSGLLNLAG, encoded by the coding sequence TTGGCAAAGGGGCGGTTTTACTTCACTACCTACGATTTGGTGTTGATAGCCATTATGGCGGCAGCCCAGGCGGTATTCGGTATTGTGGTATCCAAGTTCGGTATGACACTGGGCCACGGCGTCCATTTTCCCGGCGGGTCGATCGTTGGTGGCCTCTATTACGTTTTCATCCTGTTGGCCCGGGGCCTTACCGGCAAGTTCGGCTCGGCGGTGGTGGCCTGCGAGCTGGAGGCGCTCATCGTGGCGGTGATCGATCCGGGGCGCATGGGTTTCCTGCGTTTAATCAGCTACCTTCCTTCGGCGCTGGCGGTGGACCTGGTGCCGCTTATTACCCGCGATCACCGGCTGGAGCGGCCGGTACCCAATCTCCTTACCGGCGGGTTCGGCAACGCCGTGGGCATGTTGACCACGCTCACCTTCTACATGGGGCTACCGTTGGGGTACGTACTGCTGGCCTCGGGAGTGGGGTTTGTTTCGGGAATGCTTCTAGGCGGCCTGGTGGCGTGGCGGCTGGCTGCTTCGCTGCGCAAGAGCGGGCTCTTGAACCTTGCCGGCTGA
- a CDS encoding iron ABC transporter permease: MALPVPRQFSDQRVSLLWGMGIFLAAALVSLAVGRYRLSIGDLLSVWLADPATLAASKEAQTAATVFWEVRLPRVILCSAVGAALGAAGTTFQGLFRNPLVSPDILGVSAGAGFGAALAITLGAETHQPLAIPLCAFAFGLAAVAISWKVGSRGDGRSLTTMVVAGVVVSSLFSAALSFLEYIADPYETLPSIIFWTMGGFYSADWGRVAWTLPPVCLGVMVLVLLRWKLNILAAGEHDALSLGLNVRRYQACFIFFGTLVVTSSVSSTGTIAWVGLVVPHLARLVVGTDHVVLMPFSAFMGAGFLAAMDTLARSVGGAEIPISIVTSCIGAPFLGYLLGARRSLWWG, encoded by the coding sequence GTGGCCTTGCCGGTGCCCAGACAATTCTCGGACCAGCGCGTCTCTCTCCTGTGGGGGATGGGCATATTTCTGGCGGCCGCCCTGGTGTCGCTCGCTGTGGGCCGTTATCGCCTAAGCATAGGTGATCTCCTCTCCGTGTGGTTGGCGGACCCGGCAACTCTCGCGGCCAGCAAGGAGGCGCAGACGGCCGCCACGGTCTTCTGGGAAGTACGGCTCCCCCGCGTTATCCTTTGCTCGGCGGTGGGAGCCGCCCTGGGGGCCGCGGGTACTACCTTTCAAGGCCTGTTCCGCAACCCGCTGGTGTCGCCGGACATTCTGGGCGTTTCCGCCGGGGCCGGGTTTGGAGCGGCGCTGGCAATCACGCTGGGAGCCGAAACCCACCAGCCGCTGGCAATTCCCCTCTGTGCATTTGCCTTCGGTTTGGCGGCAGTTGCCATTTCATGGAAGGTGGGGAGCCGTGGGGATGGCCGCTCTTTAACCACCATGGTGGTAGCGGGCGTGGTCGTTTCCTCGCTCTTCTCGGCAGCGCTGTCGTTTCTGGAATACATCGCCGATCCTTACGAAACCCTCCCTTCTATCATCTTTTGGACCATGGGCGGATTCTACAGCGCCGACTGGGGCCGGGTTGCCTGGACCTTACCCCCGGTCTGCCTGGGGGTGATGGTGCTGGTCCTGCTGAGGTGGAAGCTCAACATACTTGCCGCCGGCGAGCACGATGCCCTCTCCCTGGGGCTGAATGTGAGGCGCTACCAGGCCTGCTTCATCTTCTTCGGCACCCTGGTGGTAACCTCATCGGTTTCCTCCACTGGAACTATCGCCTGGGTAGGCCTGGTGGTGCCGCATTTGGCCCGGCTGGTAGTGGGCACAGACCACGTGGTTCTGATGCCCTTCTCTGCCTTCATGGGGGCGGGATTTCTTGCCGCCATGGATACCCTGGCCCGAAGCGTTGGCGGCGCCGAGATCCCCATCAGCATAGTCACTTCCTGCATCGGCGCGCCCTTCCTTGGCTACCTCCTGGGCGCCCGGCGAAGCCTCTGGTGGGGATAG
- a CDS encoding iron ABC transporter permease, with the protein MKKGWRTGLVVALIGSIVVAMNSGRYAVSPAGVLSILAHGVGLGGLVSPPTPEMEMVFWNIRVPRILVAFTVGSALSVSGAVLQALFRNPLASPDIVGVTQGAGFGAALALMFFPPLSAVVQGSAFLFGILAVSIAYLLASRSPDRSVAVLVITGIVVSAVFQAGLSLLQYFADPYDQLAKIVFWIMGSFQTASWGNVRTVVPLVAAGTLLLVVFGWRLNVMAQDDEQALSLGINVPAWRLLYVFLATLIVASSVSATGNISWVGLIVPHIGRYLVGSEHRRLVATSALIGGIFLVLMDTAARSLMPGEIPISIVTSMVGAPFLASLVLSRGGVLKREHTSG; encoded by the coding sequence ATGAAGAAGGGCTGGAGAACGGGTCTGGTCGTGGCACTTATCGGGAGCATAGTTGTGGCCATGAACTCGGGCCGTTACGCCGTCAGTCCCGCCGGGGTACTGAGCATCCTGGCTCACGGCGTGGGTCTGGGGGGCTTGGTATCCCCACCCACGCCGGAGATGGAAATGGTGTTTTGGAATATTAGGGTGCCGCGTATCCTGGTGGCCTTCACTGTAGGCAGTGCTCTTTCCGTGTCCGGCGCCGTACTCCAGGCCCTTTTCCGCAACCCCCTGGCGTCGCCCGACATCGTAGGTGTAACCCAGGGCGCCGGGTTTGGAGCTGCGCTGGCGCTTATGTTCTTCCCGCCCTTGAGCGCGGTGGTGCAGGGCTCGGCGTTCCTGTTCGGTATCCTGGCGGTAAGCATTGCCTACCTTTTGGCCTCCCGAAGCCCGGACCGCTCGGTGGCGGTATTAGTCATTACCGGCATAGTGGTTTCCGCGGTCTTTCAGGCCGGTCTTTCTCTTCTTCAGTATTTCGCCGACCCCTACGACCAACTGGCCAAAATCGTCTTCTGGATTATGGGCAGCTTTCAGACCGCCTCCTGGGGCAACGTTCGCACAGTCGTCCCCCTGGTGGCGGCCGGAACGCTGTTACTGGTGGTGTTCGGCTGGCGATTGAACGTGATGGCGCAAGACGATGAGCAGGCTCTATCCCTGGGAATAAACGTCCCGGCCTGGCGCCTGTTATACGTCTTTCTGGCCACGCTCATTGTGGCCTCGTCAGTCTCGGCCACCGGCAATATTTCCTGGGTGGGTCTGATCGTACCGCATATCGGCCGCTACCTGGTCGGCTCGGAACACCGGCGGTTGGTGGCCACCTCAGCCCTGATTGGGGGGATATTTCTGGTGCTTATGGACACCGCTGCCCGTTCCCTAATGCCAGGGGAAATCCCCATTAGCATCGTCACCTCGATGGTTGGGGCCCCATTCCTGGCCAGCCTGGTATTGAGCCGAGGAGGTGTGCTCAAGCGTGAGCATACGAGTGGATAG
- a CDS encoding ATP-binding cassette domain-containing protein, whose protein sequence is MIRVCDLSFRYPGAPTWALQGISFELARGRVALVLGKSGCGKSTLALCLGGLIPNVIRGEYRGRVEMAGLNTAKCRPGELATKVGLVFQDPDSQLSQLTVADEVAFGPENLLVDPREIPRRVRWALEKVGLAGFERRSALRLSGGQKQRLVIAAALATGAQILVLDEPTSNLDGRGTSEVLATLAELRRQGLTMVVIEHRVEEMVELADVVMVMDNGRLVMQGPPRPLLAKRSLFRELGLSYPSTADLYYSVCPGDGPDPPLNLAELRSRLPSGSGGGVEVALSPPQTEGDGEDGLEGAGGAGPCRAAATVPRVGKPVVEVDGVTFGFEDVPVLEDVSFTLEPGTLTVLLGPNGSGKTTLALLVAGLLRPWKGKVRVAGRDPAEVPARELASLVGLVFQNPNQQIVQDTVRSEILLGPRVLGLAEAVEGRLEELLAFLGLAGLPHRHPHTLSLGQKKRLALATALISNPQVIVVDEPTTGQEAFLVRQMVNQLRRLASSGSSILVITHDLGLAAEVADRVLVLAEGRLQYAGSPEGFFCNPHLVEKCAARVPPLVRLVQELGLPLRPTVESVARWYRSHDGESLRGYGSSGRDGWLPGRRQELTHLEVG, encoded by the coding sequence TTGATCCGGGTATGCGATCTTTCCTTCCGTTATCCGGGCGCGCCCACCTGGGCGCTCCAGGGGATCAGCTTCGAATTGGCCCGGGGTCGGGTAGCCCTGGTGCTGGGCAAGAGCGGGTGCGGCAAAAGTACCTTGGCCCTGTGTCTGGGTGGTCTAATCCCGAACGTGATACGTGGAGAGTATCGGGGGCGGGTCGAGATGGCCGGCTTGAACACCGCGAAATGCCGCCCGGGGGAGCTGGCCACAAAGGTGGGCCTGGTGTTTCAGGATCCGGACAGCCAGTTGTCCCAGCTTACCGTGGCCGACGAGGTGGCATTCGGTCCGGAAAACCTGCTGGTAGACCCGCGGGAGATACCCCGGCGAGTGCGCTGGGCCCTGGAAAAGGTCGGACTGGCCGGTTTTGAGCGGCGCTCCGCCCTCCGCCTCTCCGGGGGCCAGAAGCAACGGTTGGTTATCGCCGCCGCCTTGGCCACCGGTGCGCAGATCCTGGTGCTCGATGAACCTACTTCGAACCTTGACGGCCGGGGTACGTCGGAGGTGCTGGCCACCCTGGCGGAGTTGCGCCGTCAGGGTCTAACTATGGTGGTGATCGAGCACCGGGTGGAGGAGATGGTGGAACTGGCGGATGTGGTTATGGTCATGGACAACGGCCGGCTGGTGATGCAGGGTCCGCCGCGACCGCTCCTGGCCAAGCGCTCCCTCTTCAGGGAATTGGGCCTATCCTACCCCAGTACGGCCGACCTGTACTACTCGGTGTGCCCCGGGGACGGACCAGACCCGCCGCTCAATCTGGCCGAGCTCCGGTCACGGTTGCCGAGCGGGAGCGGGGGCGGGGTGGAGGTGGCGTTGTCACCTCCTCAGACCGAGGGGGATGGTGAAGACGGGCTGGAGGGCGCCGGAGGCGCCGGCCCGTGCCGGGCGGCAGCTACAGTACCTCGGGTGGGGAAGCCGGTGGTAGAGGTGGACGGCGTCACCTTCGGCTTCGAAGACGTACCGGTGCTGGAGGACGTTAGCTTTACCCTGGAACCGGGCACTCTGACCGTGCTTCTGGGGCCTAACGGCAGCGGCAAGACCACCCTGGCCTTGTTGGTGGCGGGCCTGCTCCGACCTTGGAAGGGGAAGGTGCGGGTGGCGGGCCGGGACCCGGCGGAGGTTCCGGCCCGTGAGCTGGCCTCGTTGGTGGGGTTGGTATTTCAAAACCCCAACCAGCAGATCGTTCAGGATACGGTTCGGTCCGAGATTCTGCTCGGCCCAAGGGTTCTGGGGCTGGCGGAGGCAGTCGAAGGGCGCCTGGAAGAACTGCTGGCCTTTCTCGGCCTGGCCGGCCTGCCCCACCGCCACCCGCACACGCTGAGCCTGGGTCAGAAAAAGCGCCTGGCCCTGGCCACCGCCCTGATCAGCAACCCGCAGGTAATCGTCGTGGATGAGCCCACCACCGGGCAGGAGGCGTTCCTGGTGCGGCAAATGGTCAATCAGCTTCGCCGGCTGGCCAGCTCCGGCTCCTCGATTCTGGTCATCACGCACGACCTGGGCCTGGCGGCAGAAGTTGCGGACCGAGTACTAGTTCTGGCCGAGGGCAGATTGCAATATGCCGGCTCCCCGGAAGGTTTCTTTTGCAATCCCCACCTGGTAGAGAAGTGTGCTGCCCGGGTGCCGCCTTTGGTCAGGTTGGTACAAGAGTTGGGCCTGCCTTTGCGCCCCACGGTGGAGAGCGTGGCCAGATGGTACCGGAGCCACGACGGTGAATCCTTGCGCGGGTATGGCTCCTCAGGCCGAGACGGTTGGCTTCCGGGGAGGAGGCAGGAGCTTACCCACTTGGAGGTTGGCTAA
- a CDS encoding energy-coupling factor transporter transmembrane protein EcfT, with protein sequence MRVNDVITSLEQIVGDHPSTSSGGRYDPRAQLLWLGVMVALAFVSKSWWYLLILLLVNIFFVFFFAVPWARIKPLVRLNLYILGFCFSFQVLFNWDGPALVYLIPRVSGVGPFWPITTQGLYLGVSMSLRYADIILPSIVFSSVVRFKALLLAFTSLGVPYQFGYMALTALRFIPVLMRESVQIQQVQRLRGLAFDRRGLRHNLTVAYSLAMPLLVNCVLRARNLSLALESRGFNSHPSRTVTERLCWQKRDSLLVVFLLLLVITSLGLHWRLPWF encoded by the coding sequence ATGCGCGTGAACGACGTGATTACCAGTCTTGAACAAATAGTGGGCGACCATCCCTCGACTTCTTCCGGTGGCAGATACGACCCTCGGGCCCAGCTCCTGTGGCTGGGGGTAATGGTGGCATTAGCCTTTGTCTCTAAATCCTGGTGGTATCTCCTGATTCTGCTCCTGGTTAACATCTTCTTCGTTTTCTTCTTCGCCGTGCCGTGGGCGAGAATTAAGCCCCTGGTACGGCTTAACCTCTATATCCTAGGATTCTGTTTTTCGTTTCAGGTCCTATTCAATTGGGACGGTCCGGCGTTAGTATATCTCATACCCAGAGTCTCTGGCGTTGGCCCCTTCTGGCCCATTACCACTCAGGGGCTTTACCTGGGGGTATCGATGAGTCTGCGCTATGCCGACATTATTCTGCCCTCAATCGTGTTCAGCTCCGTGGTCCGCTTCAAAGCGTTGTTGCTGGCCTTCACCTCTCTGGGAGTACCGTACCAATTCGGCTATATGGCTCTTACCGCCCTGCGGTTCATACCGGTCCTGATGCGGGAGAGCGTCCAGATCCAGCAGGTGCAGCGGCTGCGGGGGCTGGCGTTTGACCGGCGCGGCCTCCGGCACAATCTCACGGTGGCCTATTCCCTAGCCATGCCGTTGCTGGTAAACTGTGTACTGCGGGCGAGAAACCTCAGCTTGGCACTGGAGAGCCGGGGCTTCAACTCTCACCCCTCGCGCACCGTCACCGAACGGTTGTGCTGGCAGAAGCGGGACAGTCTCCTGGTCGTGTTCCTACTGCTTCTGGTTATTACGTCCCTCGGGCTCCACTGGAGGCTCCCGTGGTTCTAA
- a CDS encoding ABC transporter ATP-binding protein — MSIRVDSLVAGYGETQVLHGVDLVVEEGQVCALLGRNGCGKTTLLRCINAILSPRSGSVRVREQEVRHLSRPQIAGLISMVPQSATTVFASTCLEMVLLGETPRLRVWSSPGKSARRRARQVLAEIGIEHLAERPFTELSGGERQLVLLARAFFQDTPVMLLDEPTSHLDFCNQHRVMHLMRRTAKMRGVTVLVTLHDPNLAFYYCDCVAMLRDGRVVAQGPTGRVMKDENLRQVYGDNIKTDITSVGLPVVIPRSCVGDGKRERFSFSA; from the coding sequence GTGAGCATACGAGTGGATAGCCTGGTGGCCGGCTACGGGGAAACGCAAGTACTGCACGGCGTGGACCTGGTAGTCGAGGAGGGTCAGGTCTGCGCCCTGCTGGGTCGCAACGGTTGCGGAAAGACGACGCTGCTGCGCTGTATAAATGCCATCCTCTCTCCCAGGAGCGGCTCGGTAAGGGTTAGAGAGCAGGAGGTACGGCACCTATCTCGTCCCCAGATTGCCGGGCTGATCAGCATGGTGCCTCAGAGCGCGACGACCGTGTTTGCTTCCACGTGTTTGGAGATGGTTCTACTGGGGGAAACGCCCCGGTTGCGGGTGTGGTCCTCACCGGGGAAAAGCGCGCGTCGACGGGCCCGGCAGGTGCTGGCAGAAATCGGCATCGAGCACCTGGCAGAGCGACCGTTCACCGAGCTTTCCGGCGGGGAACGCCAGTTGGTCCTGCTGGCCCGGGCTTTTTTCCAGGACACCCCGGTCATGCTCCTGGATGAGCCCACTTCTCACCTGGATTTCTGCAATCAGCACCGGGTTATGCATCTCATGCGCCGCACGGCGAAGATGCGGGGCGTAACGGTGCTAGTGACGCTGCACGATCCGAATCTCGCCTTCTACTATTGCGACTGCGTAGCGATGTTGAGGGACGGCAGGGTGGTGGCCCAGGGCCCCACCGGCCGGGTAATGAAGGACGAAAACCTCAGGCAAGTTTACGGCGACAACATCAAGACCGACATCACCAGCGTCGGCCTACCCGTAGTAATTCCGAGAAGCTGCGTGGGGGACGGGAAGCGAGAGCGGTTCTCTTTCTCGGCCTAA
- a CDS encoding ABC transporter ATP-binding protein, producing MSDRGWEPVTLVPLGQVESDFTLSDSPEYSREAFGARSGEITVLLGPNGCGKTTLIRCLQGRLRPQSGNATWRGRTLLDMSHVQIARTMAVVPQEHTPLFPFTVDPNLAYTYADHIVLLAKGRVAAQGRPPDVMTESHLSQAYECPIRVASFSGFVEEGVGGAVISPKSVAPQQYISVAQ from the coding sequence GTGTCCGATAGAGGGTGGGAGCCTGTCACTCTGGTTCCGCTGGGACAGGTGGAATCGGATTTTACCCTTTCTGATTCCCCGGAGTATAGCCGGGAAGCCTTCGGAGCCCGTTCGGGAGAAATCACGGTCCTGCTGGGTCCCAATGGGTGCGGCAAGACCACTCTCATACGCTGCCTGCAAGGCCGGCTACGCCCCCAGAGCGGGAACGCCACCTGGCGAGGGCGCACGCTGCTGGACATGTCCCACGTGCAAATTGCCCGAACCATGGCCGTAGTTCCCCAGGAGCATACACCTCTCTTCCCTTTCACGGTTGACCCCAACCTCGCCTATACCTACGCCGATCACATCGTCCTCCTGGCCAAGGGCAGGGTGGCGGCTCAAGGCCGCCCTCCGGACGTAATGACCGAATCCCACCTGAGTCAGGCGTATGAGTGTCCGATTCGGGTTGCCTCTTTCTCCGGCTTTGTGGAGGAGGGCGTCGGGGGCGCCGTTATTAGCCCCAAGTCGGTCGCCCCGCAGCAATATATAAGCGTGGCTCAATGA
- a CDS encoding ABC transporter substrate-binding protein — protein sequence MKPGTRRLAVSVLALIVLAAFLPACAGTPQSPPSADTGQENRPQTVTVTDGIGRQVEVPQKVERIAVSYGIATHFLYALGVQDRLVGIDTPSRTNQFFLALHPGFKDLPAVGSPKEINVEQIIALKPDLVLVPGRNKEMVEQLAGKGLTVFGVVAEDLDQLMDTMSNLGRALGREERAERFNQYYRQMLDRIQSETQALEGSARPKVYLVGPMGTLSTASGEMYQHFLIEAAGGRNAAGDLKGGWVEVSPEQLIQWDPDVIVVVKYASDTSPEKILQDPRWKNIKAVQNKNVFWFPSDLTPWDYPSPQAVLGLVWLAKILHPDLFADLDPLQEANSFYKEFYGRTFSEVGGTL from the coding sequence TTGAAACCGGGGACCAGAAGACTGGCAGTATCCGTTCTCGCTCTGATAGTGCTGGCTGCGTTTCTTCCGGCATGTGCGGGAACCCCGCAGAGTCCACCGTCAGCGGACACCGGTCAGGAAAACCGGCCGCAAACCGTCACCGTCACCGACGGGATAGGGCGACAGGTGGAAGTGCCCCAGAAGGTGGAGCGTATCGCCGTGAGCTACGGCATTGCCACGCATTTTCTCTATGCCCTAGGTGTTCAGGACAGGTTGGTAGGCATCGACACCCCCTCCAGGACAAATCAATTCTTCCTGGCCCTTCACCCCGGTTTCAAGGACCTGCCCGCGGTAGGCAGTCCCAAGGAAATCAACGTAGAGCAGATTATCGCCTTGAAACCCGACCTGGTTCTGGTCCCGGGCCGCAACAAGGAGATGGTGGAACAACTCGCGGGCAAGGGGCTGACCGTCTTCGGGGTGGTAGCGGAAGACCTGGACCAGCTTATGGATACCATGTCCAATCTCGGCCGCGCCCTGGGTCGGGAGGAAAGGGCAGAACGGTTTAACCAGTACTATCGGCAGATGCTGGACAGGATCCAGTCTGAGACCCAGGCGCTGGAGGGCTCCGCCCGGCCCAAGGTATACCTGGTAGGACCCATGGGGACCCTCTCCACAGCTTCGGGAGAGATGTACCAGCACTTTCTGATCGAAGCCGCAGGCGGCAGAAACGCGGCCGGCGACCTGAAGGGCGGATGGGTAGAGGTGTCGCCCGAACAGTTGATCCAATGGGACCCGGACGTCATCGTGGTGGTAAAGTATGCCAGCGATACCAGCCCGGAAAAGATTCTGCAGGACCCGCGGTGGAAGAATATCAAGGCAGTCCAGAACAAGAACGTGTTCTGGTTCCCGTCCGATCTGACCCCGTGGGACTACCCCTCGCCCCAGGCGGTACTCGGTCTGGTGTGGTTGGCCAAGATCCTCCACCCCGACCTCTTCGCCGACCTGGATCCGCTCCAGGAGGCCAACTCGTTCTATAAGGAATTCTACGGCCGGACGTTTAGTGAGGTCGGGGGCACGCTGTAG
- a CDS encoding ABC transporter substrate-binding protein, with the protein MKGRSCKVSALILTTVLSLVWLAGGCGQPATGPAQGGAKPQTITVTDQLGRQVELPAKIEKVAAFHHFGAKLIYAMGQQDKLVHQALLGVEAKAMAKVDPKFAALPNLEAEGHDVNIESVVALGPQVAFVYSSFDQKELEALENAGIKVIGLRGETLEESYEAARLVGKVLGCEDKAEAYIKYCQDLVKMVRDRLADLPADQRPKVLCAGPKSIFTAATGEMLQSTMIELAGGKNVAAELKGFWASVSPEQIVQWNPDYILLGSSLGKVSVGDALKNPGLQTVKAVKEGKIYAIPSNIGWWDFPAPQCVLGIVWMAKTLHPDRFRDVDLTKMADDYYSRFCGYSFTALGGKL; encoded by the coding sequence GTGAAAGGACGCAGCTGTAAAGTCAGTGCGTTGATCCTGACCACAGTTCTGTCTCTGGTATGGCTGGCGGGAGGTTGCGGTCAGCCCGCTACCGGGCCGGCGCAGGGAGGGGCGAAGCCTCAGACCATTACGGTCACCGACCAGCTGGGTCGTCAAGTAGAACTGCCCGCCAAAATCGAAAAGGTGGCGGCCTTTCACCATTTCGGTGCCAAGCTGATCTACGCCATGGGGCAGCAGGACAAGCTGGTGCACCAGGCTTTACTCGGCGTGGAAGCCAAGGCGATGGCCAAGGTCGATCCCAAGTTCGCAGCCCTGCCCAACCTGGAGGCCGAGGGACACGATGTCAATATCGAAAGTGTGGTGGCCCTTGGGCCCCAGGTGGCCTTTGTCTACAGTTCGTTTGATCAAAAGGAACTGGAGGCGCTCGAAAACGCCGGCATTAAGGTGATCGGCCTCAGGGGCGAAACCCTGGAGGAGAGCTATGAGGCGGCCAGACTGGTGGGTAAAGTGCTGGGGTGCGAAGACAAGGCAGAGGCCTATATAAAGTACTGTCAAGACCTGGTGAAAATGGTTCGGGATCGGCTGGCCGACCTGCCTGCCGACCAGCGTCCAAAAGTGCTGTGCGCCGGTCCCAAGAGCATCTTCACCGCAGCCACCGGGGAAATGCTGCAGTCGACCATGATTGAGCTGGCGGGTGGCAAGAACGTGGCCGCCGAACTCAAGGGGTTCTGGGCTTCGGTGTCGCCGGAACAGATCGTGCAGTGGAACCCCGACTACATCTTACTGGGTTCCTCGCTGGGCAAGGTTTCCGTGGGTGACGCCCTCAAGAATCCCGGCCTCCAGACGGTCAAGGCAGTCAAAGAGGGCAAGATATATGCCATTCCCTCGAATATAGGCTGGTGGGACTTCCCGGCCCCACAGTGCGTGCTGGGCATCGTTTGGATGGCCAAGACCCTGCACCCGGATAGGTTCCGGGATGTCGACCTGACCAAGATGGCCGACGATTACTACAGCCGGTTCTGCGGGTATTCCTTCACCGCTCTGGGCGGCAAGCTTTAA
- a CDS encoding DUF364 domain-containing protein: protein MMIDRIIRAALPSAAGRRVQDVRLGLGLCGVMLDDGSCGVSFVFRSEITTPHCAVVDDQGALAGREVTEVIPWAADYRNLARASIGVAVLNALSQKSLPSGAAEGDALDWLEISPDDVVGMIGYFKPLVEPVRQKAKALMIFERRPSDDDPDIYPDWAERALLPQCSVVIISGTTIINKTVDQILEWSTGAREIALVGPSVPFYPEAYRDSGITLLGASQVGPGSERVILDLIGQGGGGLSLFGHLRKVTVRLPRCFQGTQGR from the coding sequence ATGATGATCGACCGGATCATAAGAGCCGCACTGCCGTCGGCTGCCGGCAGACGCGTCCAGGATGTCCGGCTGGGCCTGGGCCTGTGCGGGGTCATGCTGGATGACGGTTCCTGCGGGGTGAGCTTTGTCTTTCGCAGCGAGATTACCACTCCGCATTGCGCAGTGGTGGACGATCAGGGTGCCCTCGCGGGACGCGAGGTGACCGAGGTTATACCCTGGGCCGCCGACTATCGCAACCTGGCCCGCGCGTCGATCGGTGTGGCGGTCTTGAACGCGCTTAGCCAGAAGAGCCTGCCCTCGGGGGCGGCCGAGGGGGATGCACTGGACTGGTTGGAGATAAGCCCCGACGACGTGGTGGGAATGATTGGCTATTTCAAGCCTCTGGTTGAGCCGGTGCGCCAGAAGGCCAAAGCATTGATGATTTTCGAGCGCCGCCCGTCCGACGACGACCCGGACATTTATCCCGACTGGGCAGAACGGGCTCTGCTGCCGCAGTGCTCTGTGGTGATTATTTCCGGCACCACCATTATCAATAAGACTGTCGATCAAATCCTGGAATGGTCTACCGGCGCGCGGGAGATAGCCCTGGTGGGCCCCAGCGTGCCTTTTTATCCCGAAGCCTACCGGGACTCCGGTATTACTCTCCTCGGTGCCTCGCAGGTGGGCCCGGGTTCGGAGCGCGTTATCCTCGATCTGATCGGTCAGGGAGGCGGGGGGCTCAGTCTTTTCGGCCACCTGAGAAAGGTTACCGTCCGGCTTCCCAGGTGTTTCCAAGGAACTCAGGGCAGATAG